In the genome of Pseudomonas sp. P5_109, one region contains:
- a CDS encoding GspMb/PilO family protein, translated as MIKRLTRRLPSLVQWLPRLQWQLAHWQQILGFWGLLALGVITCSLLIKWTLIVPSLEQDALRRQELQAAIAERPQDVQVTEPAVVEKLPSAQAFATRLEKILTLIQQQGFNIDQTTLSYSTPGDDGLQRLDIDIPLAGTYPALRQALAIVVQEPAVRIENLTLERKEIDIAQLTINLKLSVLGVVD; from the coding sequence ATGATCAAGCGCTTGACGCGTCGCCTGCCCTCCCTCGTTCAATGGCTACCACGCCTGCAGTGGCAACTGGCGCATTGGCAGCAAATCCTCGGCTTCTGGGGCCTGCTCGCCCTCGGGGTCATTACCTGCTCGTTGTTGATTAAATGGACACTGATTGTCCCGTCCCTTGAACAGGACGCCTTGCGTCGCCAGGAACTGCAGGCAGCCATCGCCGAACGCCCTCAAGATGTACAGGTCACCGAGCCGGCAGTGGTAGAAAAATTACCCAGTGCCCAGGCCTTCGCGACTCGCCTGGAAAAGATCCTGACGCTGATTCAGCAACAGGGATTCAACATCGACCAGACCACCCTGTCCTACTCAACGCCCGGCGATGACGGACTGCAACGGCTGGACATCGACATCCCCCTGGCTGGCACTTATCCAGCATTGCGTCAGGCCTTGGCCATCGTGGTGCAAGAACCGGCGGTGCGTATCGAAAACCTCACTCTGGAGCGCAAGGAGATCGACATTGCGCAGTTGACCATCAACCTCAAGTTGAGCGTATTGGGGGTGGTTGATTGA
- the dgcB gene encoding dimethylglycine demethylation protein DgcB, with protein MLNTLLPILLFAALGLGVLGALRRVAMWRRGRASKVDLIGGLFAMPKRYMVDLHHVVARDKYIANTHVATAGGAVASIVLAILVHGFGLHNRFLGYALLLMTAVMFVGAIFVYLRRRNPPARLSKGPWMRLPKSLLAFSASFFLVTLPVAGILPENFGGWLLAVILGVGVLWGVSELFFGMTWGGPMKHAFAGALHLAWHRRAERFGGGRSTGLKPLDLNDPTAPLGVEKPKDFTWNQLLGFDACVQCGKCEAACPAFAAGQPLNPKKLIQDMVVGLAGGTDAKFAGSPYPGKAIGEHAGNPHQPIVNGLVDAETLWSCTTCRACVEECPMMIEHVDAIVDMRRHLTLEKGATPNKGAEVLENLIATDNPGGFAPGGRMNWAADLNLNLLSEKKSTDVLFWVGDGAFDMRNQRTLRAFVKVLKAAKIDFAVLGLEERDSGDVARRLGDEATFQLLAKRNIQTLAKYSFNRIVTCDPHSFHVLKNEYGAFDGNYLVQHHSTYMAEIIDAGALNLGQHKGDSVTYHDPCYLGRYNGEYEAPRQVLRALGIEVKEMQRSGFRSRCCGGGGGAPITDIPGKQRIPDMRMEDIRETGAELVAVGCPQCTAMLEGVVEPRPLIKDIAELVADALLEDSAPSKPAAPAQREPAEVH; from the coding sequence ATGTTGAACACCCTTCTTCCAATCCTGTTGTTCGCCGCCTTGGGCCTTGGTGTCCTGGGTGCGTTGCGGCGGGTGGCCATGTGGCGCCGGGGCCGGGCTTCGAAAGTCGACCTGATCGGCGGCCTGTTCGCCATGCCCAAGCGTTACATGGTCGACTTGCACCATGTGGTGGCGCGAGACAAATACATTGCCAACACCCACGTGGCCACGGCCGGCGGTGCGGTGGCGTCCATCGTGCTGGCGATTCTGGTGCACGGTTTCGGCCTGCATAACCGCTTCCTCGGCTATGCGCTGCTGCTGATGACGGCGGTGATGTTCGTCGGCGCGATCTTCGTTTACCTGCGTCGGCGCAACCCGCCGGCGCGCCTGTCGAAAGGCCCGTGGATGCGCCTGCCGAAAAGCCTGCTGGCGTTCTCGGCCTCTTTCTTCCTGGTGACCTTGCCGGTGGCCGGCATCCTCCCGGAAAACTTCGGTGGCTGGCTGTTGGCAGTGATTCTCGGAGTCGGCGTGTTGTGGGGCGTGTCGGAGCTGTTCTTCGGCATGACCTGGGGCGGGCCGATGAAACACGCCTTCGCCGGTGCGCTGCACCTGGCCTGGCACCGTCGCGCCGAACGTTTCGGTGGCGGTCGTTCCACGGGCCTCAAGCCGCTGGACTTGAACGATCCGACCGCGCCACTGGGCGTGGAAAAACCCAAGGATTTCACCTGGAACCAGTTGCTCGGCTTCGACGCCTGCGTGCAGTGCGGTAAATGTGAAGCGGCGTGCCCGGCGTTTGCTGCCGGCCAGCCGCTGAACCCGAAAAAACTGATTCAGGACATGGTCGTCGGCCTGGCCGGTGGCACCGATGCGAAATTCGCCGGCAGCCCGTATCCGGGCAAGGCCATCGGTGAACACGCCGGTAATCCGCATCAACCGATCGTCAACGGCCTGGTAGACGCCGAGACCCTGTGGTCGTGCACCACCTGCCGCGCCTGCGTCGAGGAATGCCCGATGATGATCGAGCACGTCGATGCCATCGTCGACATGCGCCGTCATCTGACCCTGGAAAAAGGTGCGACCCCGAACAAGGGCGCCGAGGTCCTGGAAAACCTGATCGCCACCGACAACCCGGGCGGCTTCGCGCCGGGCGGGCGGATGAACTGGGCGGCGGACCTGAACCTCAACCTGCTCAGCGAAAAGAAATCCACCGACGTGCTGTTCTGGGTTGGCGACGGTGCCTTCGACATGCGCAACCAGCGTACCCTGCGCGCCTTCGTCAAAGTGCTGAAAGCGGCGAAAATAGACTTCGCCGTGCTCGGCCTCGAAGAGCGCGACAGCGGTGACGTGGCGCGGCGCCTGGGCGATGAGGCGACTTTCCAACTGTTGGCCAAGCGCAACATCCAGACCCTGGCCAAATACAGCTTCAACCGTATCGTCACCTGCGATCCGCACAGCTTCCACGTGCTGAAAAACGAGTACGGCGCCTTCGATGGCAACTACCTGGTGCAGCACCACAGCACCTACATGGCGGAAATCATCGATGCTGGCGCGCTCAATCTTGGCCAGCACAAAGGCGACAGCGTGACCTATCACGATCCGTGCTACCTCGGCCGCTACAACGGCGAGTACGAGGCGCCGCGCCAGGTCCTGCGCGCCCTCGGGATCGAAGTGAAAGAGATGCAACGTTCCGGTTTCCGTTCGCGCTGCTGCGGCGGCGGTGGCGGCGCGCCAATCACCGACATTCCGGGCAAGCAGCGGATTCCCGACATGCGCATGGAAGACATCCGTGAAACCGGCGCCGAACTGGTGGCGGTGGGTTGTCCACAATGCACCGCCATGCTCGAAGGCGTGGTCGAACCCCGGCCGTTGATCAAGGACATTGCCGAACTGGTGGCCGATGCGTTGCTGGAAGACTCAGCGCCAAGCAAGCCAGCTGCACCGGCCCAACGTGAACCTGCGGAGGTGCACTGA
- a CDS encoding electron transfer flavoprotein subunit alpha/FixB family protein — protein MSDIIRRDPRAEWIARNRLHPLHAAMQPAQHSWMGPNGVIRKNPHGIGFIGPNGIKRIDRSGAQQGGATKRTAAVEVQLPLHQVPAPAHYICVVPDMVGGRLSSHDRDLLGLAHQLAGNDGAVLAVVFGEHKESAFATAGVDRLLVLEGEEFNGYAPEQRVQGLRAVDNQFSPRHWLLPDSRSGGGELGRRFAAALGERPATRVWQVKDQECIGRAGAGLQDLARPVARLILAAAECAEPVSETRHEALPVELSTTVARSLSRIEDLGAVAVDPAAIPMAEAEFIFSGGNGVKDWGLFHRTAEALGATEGASRVAVDDGFMARDRQVGASGTWVTARVYVAVGISGAIQHLQGIGACDKVVAINLDPGCDMIKRADLSVIGESAEILQALIEAVEAYRNDAKRDAA, from the coding sequence ATGAGCGACATTATTCGCCGCGACCCGCGGGCTGAATGGATCGCCCGCAACCGTCTGCACCCGCTGCATGCGGCCATGCAGCCGGCGCAACACAGCTGGATGGGCCCCAACGGTGTCATCCGCAAGAATCCCCATGGCATTGGCTTTATCGGCCCCAACGGGATCAAGCGAATCGACCGCAGTGGCGCGCAGCAGGGCGGGGCGACCAAGCGTACCGCCGCTGTTGAAGTGCAATTGCCGCTGCATCAAGTGCCTGCCCCGGCGCACTACATCTGCGTGGTACCCGACATGGTCGGTGGCCGCCTGAGCAGCCATGACCGCGACCTGTTGGGCCTGGCCCATCAACTGGCCGGCAATGACGGCGCGGTGCTGGCCGTGGTCTTCGGCGAACACAAGGAAAGCGCTTTTGCCACGGCGGGCGTCGACCGCCTGCTGGTGCTGGAAGGTGAAGAATTCAACGGTTATGCACCGGAACAACGGGTCCAGGGCCTGAGGGCTGTGGATAACCAGTTCAGCCCACGTCACTGGTTGCTGCCGGACAGCCGCAGCGGCGGTGGCGAACTTGGCCGACGCTTTGCCGCAGCGCTGGGCGAACGCCCGGCGACGCGGGTCTGGCAGGTCAAGGACCAGGAGTGCATCGGCCGCGCCGGTGCCGGTCTGCAAGACCTCGCGCGTCCGGTTGCGCGCTTGATTCTGGCGGCGGCCGAGTGCGCCGAACCGGTCAGTGAAACCCGTCACGAAGCCTTGCCGGTGGAGTTATCCACAACCGTGGCGCGCAGCCTGTCGCGGATCGAAGACCTGGGTGCGGTGGCAGTCGATCCGGCGGCGATCCCCATGGCCGAAGCCGAGTTCATTTTCTCCGGCGGCAACGGGGTCAAGGACTGGGGACTTTTCCACAGGACCGCCGAAGCCCTCGGCGCGACCGAAGGCGCATCGCGGGTGGCGGTGGACGACGGCTTCATGGCCCGCGACCGTCAGGTCGGCGCGTCCGGCACCTGGGTTACCGCACGGGTTTATGTGGCAGTAGGGATTTCCGGGGCGATCCAGCACCTGCAAGGCATCGGTGCCTGCGACAAGGTGGTGGCGATCAACCTTGACCCTGGCTGCGACATGATCAAGCGCGCAGACCTCTCGGTGATCGGCGAGAGCGCGGAGATTCTTCAAGCCTTGATCGAGGCGGTAGAGGCTTACCGCAACGACGCCAAGCGCGATGCGGCTTAA
- a CDS encoding dipeptidase, translating to MSPAELHADSIVIDGLIIAKWNRELFEDMRKGGLTAANCTVSVWEGFQATVNNIAASQKLIRENSDLVIPVRTTADIRKAKEQGKTGILFGFQNAHAFEDQIGYVEVFKQLGVGIVQMCYNTQNLVGTGCYERDGGLSGFGREIVAEMNRVGVMCDLSHVGSKTSEEVILESKKPVCYSHCLPSGLKEHPRNKSDEELKFIADHGGFVGVTMFAPFLAKGIDSTIDDYAEAIEYTMNLVGEDAIGIGTDFTQGHGQDFFEYLTHDKGYARRLTSFGKIINPLGIRTVGEFPNLTETLLKRGHSERVVRKIMGENWVNVLKDVWGE from the coding sequence ATGAGCCCAGCCGAATTGCACGCCGACAGCATCGTTATCGACGGGCTGATTATTGCCAAGTGGAACCGTGAACTGTTCGAAGACATGCGCAAGGGCGGTTTGACCGCGGCCAACTGCACCGTGTCGGTGTGGGAGGGCTTCCAGGCCACCGTCAACAACATCGCCGCCAGCCAGAAGCTGATCCGCGAGAACAGCGACCTGGTGATTCCGGTCCGCACCACTGCCGACATCCGCAAGGCCAAGGAGCAGGGCAAGACCGGCATCCTTTTCGGCTTCCAGAATGCCCACGCCTTTGAAGACCAGATCGGCTATGTCGAAGTCTTCAAGCAGCTCGGCGTTGGCATTGTGCAGATGTGCTACAACACCCAGAACCTGGTGGGCACCGGTTGCTACGAGCGTGATGGCGGCCTGTCGGGCTTCGGTCGCGAAATCGTCGCCGAGATGAACCGCGTCGGCGTGATGTGCGACCTGTCCCACGTCGGATCCAAGACTTCCGAAGAAGTCATCCTCGAGTCGAAGAAGCCGGTCTGCTACTCCCACTGCCTGCCGTCGGGGCTCAAGGAGCACCCGCGCAACAAGTCCGATGAAGAACTGAAGTTCATCGCCGACCACGGCGGTTTTGTCGGTGTGACCATGTTCGCGCCGTTCCTGGCCAAGGGCATCGATTCGACCATCGACGACTACGCCGAAGCGATCGAATACACCATGAACCTGGTGGGCGAAGACGCCATCGGCATCGGCACCGACTTCACCCAGGGCCATGGCCAGGACTTCTTCGAATACCTGACCCACGACAAGGGCTACGCCCGCCGCCTGACCAGCTTCGGCAAGATCATCAACCCGCTGGGCATCCGCACCGTCGGCGAGTTCCCGAACCTGACCGAAACCTTGCTCAAGCGCGGCCATTCCGAGCGCGTGGTGCGCAAGATCATGGGCGAGAACTGGGTGAACGTGCTGAAAGACGTCTGGGGCGAATAA
- a CDS encoding type II toxin-antitoxin system RelE family toxin, whose product MNSIHWTRKAVKQLLKLHSAHQGQLRDAITALAGMPEVGNVKALVGHDYAYRLRVGNYRVMFDWDGAIKVVSIQEVKKRDERTY is encoded by the coding sequence ATGAACAGCATCCACTGGACTCGAAAGGCCGTTAAGCAACTCCTGAAATTGCATTCCGCTCATCAGGGCCAGCTTCGTGATGCCATCACGGCGCTGGCAGGCATGCCCGAAGTAGGCAATGTCAAAGCACTGGTCGGTCATGACTACGCTTATCGGCTGCGTGTCGGTAACTATCGAGTCATGTTTGATTGGGATGGCGCGATCAAAGTGGTCAGTATTCAAGAGGTCAAAAAACGCGATGAACGCACCTACTGA
- a CDS encoding electron transfer flavoprotein subunit beta gives MSTKIISLVSIGAHPTSGRPRRAEQDARAVELGLQLAGDNLQVLHAGDITEPALRAYLGMGLEQLHVLEQPEGADALPALTEYLRDAGAQVVLTGSQAETGEGSGMLPFLLAESLGWPLVVGLAQVESIDGGSALVLQALPRGQRRRLKVRLPFLATVDNAAPKPRQSAYGPARRGVLQARDVEIVDDELLAVATLQPAKPRPKRLKVIKAKSGADRMKAATAKASGGGGQVLKGVTAQAGAEAILKLLIEEGVVR, from the coding sequence ATGAGCACGAAAATCATCAGCCTGGTGTCCATCGGCGCCCACCCGACCTCCGGTCGGCCGCGTCGCGCGGAACAGGATGCACGGGCGGTGGAACTGGGTCTGCAACTGGCTGGGGATAACTTGCAAGTGCTGCATGCCGGCGACATCACCGAGCCTGCGCTGCGCGCTTATCTGGGCATGGGCCTGGAACAGTTGCATGTGCTTGAGCAACCCGAGGGTGCCGATGCACTGCCGGCATTGACCGAATATCTGCGCGATGCCGGTGCTCAGGTGGTGTTGACCGGCAGCCAGGCAGAAACCGGTGAAGGTTCCGGCATGTTGCCCTTCCTGCTGGCCGAAAGCCTCGGCTGGCCGCTGGTGGTGGGGCTGGCGCAGGTCGAGTCGATCGATGGCGGTTCGGCGCTGGTGCTGCAAGCCTTGCCCCGTGGTCAGCGTCGTCGGTTGAAGGTGCGTCTGCCGTTCCTGGCGACTGTGGATAACGCAGCGCCAAAGCCGCGCCAGAGCGCCTATGGCCCGGCCCGACGCGGGGTGTTGCAGGCCCGGGACGTGGAAATCGTCGACGATGAACTGCTGGCGGTCGCCACCCTGCAACCGGCCAAGCCACGGCCAAAGCGCTTGAAAGTGATCAAGGCTAAAAGTGGCGCCGATCGTATGAAAGCCGCAACGGCCAAGGCCAGTGGCGGCGGCGGGCAGGTGCTTAAAGGCGTGACGGCGCAAGCTGGGGCTGAGGCAATCCTCAAATTGCTGATTGAAGAGGGCGTGGTTCGCTGA
- a CDS encoding secretin N-terminal domain-containing protein, with translation MSTRTLVHCCLGLFLLTGCQTQRAIEQSDELRQQGQIVDSVELLQAEARENPDDVRLRTANFSKLEILVAQYSREASAALLRGDDAAAIAAMQTILKYDPGNLGARQEIQSIQMMQQLRPQLARAFAMKGSNPVEALNLVRQIIAQKPNYRAALELRNALTRELVSADYLSPDLSDAMRKPVSLEFSSQSLTAIFETIARVSGVNFVIDKDVNPNAAASMTATRTTAEDALNLLLATQQLQKKILNANTILVYPSRPEKDREYRELAVRTFYLSHSDPKLIAAEIKQLLKPKEVLVDERLNAVIVRDGLDTLSAVEKLVEAIDIAQSEVTIDIQVLEVSLADEQNLGIAYPESIGLSVGNFTNLPEGLAGTPISALRGINGDNILLDTGSTSARINLLQRSGNTVTLANPRVRVKNREQAQVNIGDKIPVITTTTANQISTSSVSYQDVGLKIEVQPNISLADEISLDLFVEMSHITKRIPGSENVPATFELGSRSTKTMLTARNNETQVVSGLIRTADIDEGSGLPWLSNIPWLGKTLFGTNLGTQQRTEIILLLTPRIERNLDLPISQVSTFHSGTEARSSTEGMILRDTSNSVTLKSSGAPSTLGAPLLPPMQQPDASWQPLPPPVQQQTAAPTVPPPVQPAPIPAALGP, from the coding sequence ATGTCAACGCGCACACTAGTTCACTGCTGCCTTGGATTGTTCCTGCTGACCGGTTGCCAGACGCAGCGCGCCATCGAGCAAAGCGATGAACTGCGCCAGCAAGGTCAAATCGTGGATTCGGTAGAACTGCTGCAAGCCGAAGCCAGGGAAAACCCCGACGATGTACGACTGCGCACCGCCAACTTCAGCAAACTGGAAATATTGGTCGCCCAATACAGCCGCGAGGCCAGCGCCGCGTTGCTGCGTGGTGATGACGCCGCGGCCATCGCCGCCATGCAAACCATCCTCAAGTACGACCCTGGCAACCTCGGCGCCCGCCAGGAAATCCAGAGCATCCAGATGATGCAGCAGCTACGCCCGCAATTGGCTCGGGCTTTCGCGATGAAAGGCAGCAATCCGGTAGAAGCCCTGAATCTGGTGCGCCAGATCATCGCGCAGAAACCCAACTATCGCGCAGCCCTTGAGCTGCGCAATGCCCTGACCCGCGAACTGGTGAGCGCCGATTACCTGAGCCCCGACCTCAGTGACGCCATGCGCAAACCCGTGAGTCTGGAGTTCAGCTCCCAGAGCCTGACGGCCATCTTCGAGACCATCGCCCGCGTGTCAGGCGTCAACTTCGTCATCGACAAGGACGTGAACCCCAATGCCGCCGCCAGCATGACCGCCACCAGAACCACCGCTGAAGATGCACTCAACCTGCTGCTGGCAACCCAGCAACTGCAGAAGAAAATCCTCAACGCCAACACCATCCTGGTGTACCCCTCACGGCCGGAAAAAGATCGCGAATACCGTGAACTGGCGGTGCGTACCTTCTACCTGAGCCACAGCGACCCGAAGTTGATCGCCGCCGAAATCAAGCAGTTGCTCAAGCCCAAGGAAGTGCTGGTGGATGAGCGCCTCAACGCAGTGATTGTGCGCGATGGTCTCGACACCTTGAGCGCCGTGGAAAAACTAGTGGAAGCCATCGACATCGCCCAGTCGGAAGTGACCATTGATATTCAGGTGCTCGAGGTCAGCCTGGCGGACGAACAGAACCTGGGGATCGCCTACCCCGAAAGCATCGGCCTTTCGGTGGGCAACTTCACCAACCTGCCCGAGGGGCTCGCCGGCACCCCTATCAGCGCATTGCGGGGGATCAATGGCGATAACATTTTGCTCGACACCGGGAGTACTTCAGCACGGATCAACTTGCTACAACGCAGCGGCAACACCGTGACCCTGGCCAACCCAAGGGTTCGTGTGAAAAACCGCGAGCAGGCTCAGGTCAATATCGGAGACAAGATTCCAGTGATCACCACCACGACCGCCAACCAGATCAGCACTTCTTCAGTGAGCTACCAGGACGTGGGCCTGAAAATCGAAGTGCAGCCCAACATCAGCCTGGCCGACGAAATCAGCCTCGATCTGTTTGTGGAAATGAGCCACATCACCAAACGCATCCCTGGCTCGGAAAATGTTCCGGCTACCTTTGAGCTGGGATCCCGTTCCACCAAAACCATGCTGACAGCACGCAACAATGAAACCCAAGTGGTCTCAGGACTCATCCGCACGGCAGATATTGATGAAGGGTCGGGCTTGCCATGGCTGAGCAATATCCCGTGGCTGGGCAAAACCTTGTTCGGTACCAATCTGGGCACCCAGCAGAGGACAGAAATCATCCTGCTGCTCACCCCCCGGATCGAGCGCAATCTGGATCTGCCGATCTCTCAGGTCAGCACCTTCCACAGCGGTACCGAGGCGCGCAGTTCCACCGAAGGGATGATCCTGCGTGACACCAGCAATAGCGTCACTCTCAAATCCAGCGGCGCTCCGAGTACCCTGGGTGCACCGCTGCTACCGCCGATGCAGCAACCGGACGCCAGCTGGCAGCCGTTGCCGCCGCCGGTGCAACAGCAAACGGCAGCGCCGACCGTACCGCCACCCGTACAGCCGGCACCCATTCCCGCAGCCCTTGGTCCATAA
- the dgcA gene encoding dimethylglycine demethylation protein DgcA, which yields MAFEAMFQPIQIGKLTIRNRVLSTAHAEVYATDGGMTTDRYVKYYEEKAKGGIGLAICGGSSVVAIDSPQEWWSSVNLSTDRIIPHFQNLADAMHKHGAKIMIQITHMGRRSRWDGFNWPTLMSPSGVREPVHRATCKTIEPEEIWRVIGNYAQAARRAKAGGLDGVELSAVHQHMIDQFWSPRVNKRTDEWGGTFEGRMKFGLEVLKAVRAEVGDDFCVGMRICGDEFHPDGLSHEDMKQIAKYYDDTGMLDFIGVVGSGCDTHNTLANVIPNMSYPPEPFLHLAAGIKEVVKVPVLHAQNIKDPNQATRILEGGYVDMVGMTRAHIADPHLIAKIKMGQIDQIKQCVGANYCIDRQYQGLDVLCIQNAATSREYMGVPHIIEKTTGVKRKVVVVGAGPAGMEAARVAAERGHDVTLFEKKEFIGGQITTASKAPQRDQIAGITRWYQLELARLKVDLRLGTAADAPTIMDLRPDVVVLAVGGHPFIEQNEHWGAAEGLVVSSWDVLDGKVAPGKNVLVYDTICEFTGMSTADFIADKGSQVEIVTDDIKPGVAIGGTSFPTYYRSMYPKEVIMTGDMMLEKVYREGDKLVAVLENEYTGAKEERVVDQVVIENGVRPDEEIYYAMKEGSRNKGQIDVEALFAIKPQPCLEQSGDGYLLFRIGDCVAQRNVHAAIYDALRLCKDF from the coding sequence ATGGCTTTCGAAGCAATGTTCCAGCCGATCCAGATCGGCAAACTGACCATCCGCAACCGCGTGCTCAGCACCGCGCACGCCGAGGTCTACGCGACTGACGGTGGCATGACCACCGACCGGTACGTCAAGTATTACGAAGAGAAAGCCAAGGGCGGGATCGGCCTGGCGATTTGCGGCGGCTCGTCGGTGGTCGCCATCGACAGCCCGCAGGAGTGGTGGAGTTCGGTAAACCTGTCCACCGACCGCATCATTCCGCACTTCCAGAATCTGGCCGACGCCATGCACAAGCACGGCGCCAAGATCATGATCCAGATTACCCACATGGGCCGTCGCTCGCGTTGGGACGGCTTCAACTGGCCGACCCTGATGTCGCCATCGGGTGTGCGTGAGCCGGTGCACCGTGCCACCTGCAAGACTATCGAGCCGGAAGAGATCTGGCGGGTGATCGGTAACTACGCGCAAGCGGCACGCCGCGCCAAGGCCGGTGGCCTGGACGGTGTCGAGCTGTCGGCCGTGCACCAGCATATGATCGACCAGTTCTGGAGCCCACGGGTCAACAAGCGTACCGACGAATGGGGCGGCACCTTCGAAGGCCGCATGAAATTCGGCCTGGAAGTGTTGAAAGCCGTGCGCGCCGAGGTCGGTGACGACTTCTGCGTGGGCATGCGCATCTGCGGTGACGAGTTCCACCCCGACGGCCTGTCCCATGAAGACATGAAGCAGATCGCCAAGTATTACGACGACACCGGCATGCTCGATTTCATCGGCGTCGTGGGCTCGGGTTGCGACACCCACAACACCCTGGCCAACGTGATTCCGAACATGAGTTATCCACCGGAGCCGTTCCTGCATCTGGCTGCCGGCATCAAGGAAGTGGTCAAGGTTCCCGTGCTGCACGCGCAGAACATCAAGGACCCGAACCAGGCCACGCGCATTCTGGAAGGCGGTTACGTCGACATGGTCGGCATGACCCGCGCGCACATCGCCGACCCGCACCTGATCGCCAAGATCAAGATGGGCCAGATCGACCAGATCAAACAATGCGTTGGTGCCAACTACTGCATCGACCGTCAGTATCAGGGCCTGGATGTGCTGTGCATCCAGAACGCCGCGACGTCCCGTGAGTACATGGGCGTGCCGCACATCATCGAAAAAACCACCGGCGTGAAACGCAAGGTGGTGGTCGTTGGTGCCGGTCCTGCGGGGATGGAAGCCGCTCGCGTTGCCGCCGAACGTGGCCACGACGTGACCCTGTTCGAGAAAAAAGAATTCATCGGCGGGCAAATCACCACCGCTTCGAAAGCACCGCAACGGGACCAGATCGCCGGTATCACCCGTTGGTATCAGCTGGAGCTGGCTCGGTTGAAAGTCGACCTGCGCCTGGGTACCGCGGCGGATGCGCCGACCATCATGGACCTGCGTCCGGACGTGGTAGTGCTGGCCGTCGGCGGTCATCCGTTCATCGAACAGAACGAACACTGGGGCGCGGCTGAAGGCCTGGTGGTCAGCAGCTGGGATGTGCTCGACGGCAAGGTGGCGCCTGGCAAGAACGTGCTGGTCTACGACACCATTTGCGAGTTCACCGGCATGTCGACTGCCGACTTCATTGCGGACAAGGGCAGCCAGGTCGAGATCGTCACCGACGACATCAAGCCGGGCGTGGCCATCGGTGGTACGTCGTTCCCGACTTACTACCGCAGCATGTACCCGAAAGAAGTGATCATGACCGGCGACATGATGCTGGAGAAGGTCTACCGCGAAGGCGACAAGCTGGTGGCGGTGCTGGAAAACGAATACACCGGCGCCAAAGAGGAACGGGTGGTGGACCAGGTGGTGATCGAGAACGGCGTGCGTCCGGACGAGGAGATCTACTACGCGATGAAGGAAGGCTCGCGCAACAAGGGCCAGATCGACGTCGAAGCCTTGTTCGCGATCAAGCCGCAGCCTTGCCTGGAGCAGAGCGGCGACGGCTACTTGTTGTTCCGCATCGGCGACTGCGTGGCCCAGCGGAACGTGCATGCGGCGATCTATGACGCGCTGCGGTTGTGCAAGGACTTCTAA
- a CDS encoding DUF5943 domain-containing protein gives MAKIAPQLPIEVDSETGVWTSDALPMLYVPRHFFVNNHMGIEEVLGAEAYAEILYKAGYKSAWHWCEKEAECHGLEGVAVFEHYMKRLSQRGWGLFKIQDIDLDKGTASVKLEHSAFVYVYGKVGRKVDYMFTGWFAGAMDQILAARGSKIRTVAEQVYGGSEEGHEDGLFTVKPL, from the coding sequence ATGGCCAAGATCGCCCCGCAATTGCCAATCGAAGTCGACAGCGAAACCGGTGTCTGGACCTCCGACGCCCTGCCGATGCTGTATGTGCCGCGCCATTTCTTCGTCAACAACCACATGGGCATCGAGGAAGTGCTGGGCGCTGAAGCTTATGCCGAAATCCTCTATAAGGCCGGCTACAAGTCCGCCTGGCACTGGTGTGAAAAAGAAGCCGAATGCCACGGACTGGAAGGGGTGGCGGTGTTCGAACACTACATGAAGCGTCTGTCGCAACGTGGCTGGGGCCTGTTCAAGATCCAGGACATCGACCTCGACAAAGGCACCGCCAGCGTCAAGCTCGAACACTCGGCGTTCGTCTACGTGTACGGCAAGGTCGGGCGCAAGGTCGACTACATGTTCACCGGCTGGTTTGCCGGTGCAATGGACCAGATCCTCGCCGCTCGCGGCAGCAAGATCCGCACTGTGGCCGAGCAAGTCTACGGTGGCTCCGAAGAGGGCCACGAAGACGGCTTGTTCACCGTCAAGCCGTTGTAA
- a CDS encoding lysozyme inhibitor LprI family protein yields MKSIILAMALIATGVHAAEEADDNPCDKVENDIQTLECSAFSKTTAEDLLKENLQGLTERMQSQYGKNPSQLADITAKLKAAQQQWLKTRDADCAVEAFPATSGSKAFTIAQNDCVARMSDERSEFLESIGQE; encoded by the coding sequence ATGAAATCGATCATTCTGGCAATGGCACTGATTGCGACCGGCGTACACGCAGCGGAGGAGGCCGACGACAACCCCTGCGACAAAGTCGAAAACGACATCCAGACTCTCGAATGCTCGGCCTTCAGCAAAACCACCGCCGAAGACCTGCTCAAGGAAAACCTCCAGGGCCTGACCGAGCGCATGCAGTCGCAATACGGCAAAAACCCGTCGCAACTGGCTGACATCACCGCCAAGCTCAAGGCCGCCCAACAGCAGTGGCTGAAGACCCGCGACGCAGACTGCGCCGTCGAAGCCTTCCCGGCCACCAGTGGCAGCAAGGCGTTCACCATCGCGCAGAATGATTGTGTGGCGCGGATGAGCGATGAACGGTCGGAGTTTTTGGAGTCGATTGGGCAGGAATAG